A genomic region of Danio aesculapii chromosome 21, fDanAes4.1, whole genome shotgun sequence contains the following coding sequences:
- the rnf14 gene encoding E3 ubiquitin-protein ligase RNF14, translated as MSADQEAKEDELLALASIYDEEEFHRAESGKEGEIHLCLELPPNFKLLVKGQKSAEHSISFLPPLVLSFDLPDDYPSASAPVFTISSKWLTRVQITALCRKLDELWEENQGNVVLFTWIQFLKEETLEFLTIQSPLEIQRSQPQCEPAQKHAADASGEKSKAHDLDPRAVQEVDAQTDILTQLLDFDEAQKQKVFDGKVFCCGICYSEKLGCDCLLFKECEHVYCKACIKEYFQIQIKDGKVQCLNCPEPKCVSTATPTQVKLLVGEDEFARYDRLLLQSSLDLMADVVYCPRMSCCMAVMVEPDSTMGICPSCQYAFCTLCRRSYHGLSHCIATADELRSLRDEYLSASEEGKKFLEKRFGKRVIQRAVEESFSTDWLKTNCKQCPCCGTNIQKAHGCNKMTCSSCQKYFCWICLGALSRVNPYSHFNNPDSPCYNQLFHGMEMEDDEAFGSDEDD; from the exons ATGTCAGCTGACCAGGAAGCAAAAGAAGATGAACTGCTTGCTCTAGCGAGCATATATGATGAAGAGGAGTTTCACAGGGCAGAATCAGGAAAGGAAGGCGAGATTCATCTGTGCTTAGAGCTTCCACCTAACTTCAAGCTGCTAGTCAAGG GACAGAAATCTGCAGAGCATAGTATATCATTTCTGCCTCCCTTGGTTCTGAGTTTTGACCTCCCTGACGACTACCCTTCAGCATCTGCCCCAGTTTTTACTATCAGCTCCAAATGGCTCACAAGAGTTCAG ATCACTGCGCTTTGCAGGAAACTTGATGAGCTTTGGGAGGAGAACCAAGGCAATGTGGTTCTTTTTACGTGGATCCAGTTCCTAAAAGAAGAGACTCTGGAGTTTCTGACAATCCAATCTCCGCTGGAAATCCAAAGGAGTCAGCCTCAGTGCGAACCCGCGCAGAAACACGCAGCAGATGCTTCCGGAGAAAAAAGCAAAGCGCATGATCTAGACCCTAGAGCCGTTCAGGAAGTTGACGCTCAGACAGATATACTGACTCAGCTGCTGGATTTTGACGAAGCCCAGAAGCAAAAGGTGTTTGACGGGAAGGTGTTTTGCTGCGGCATCTGTTACTCCGAGAAGCTGGGATGCGACTGTTTGCTCTTCAAAGAGTGTGAGCATGTTTACTGCAAGGCCTGCATTAAAGAATACTTTCAGATCCAGATTAAAGATGGCAAAGTTCAGTGCCTTAACTGCCCTGAGCCAAAGTGTGTGTCCACGGCTACTCCTACACAG GTAAAGCTTCTTGTGGGTGAAGATGAATTTGCCCGCTATGATCGTCTTCTCCTGCAGTCGAGTCTGGACCTGATGGCGGATGTTGTGTACTGTCCTCGCATGAGCTGCTGCATGGCTGTGATGGTCGAGCCTGACTCCACTATGGGCATCTGTCCGTCTTGCCAATATGCCTTTTGTACTCTTTGTAGGCGAAGCTATCATGGCCTATCTCACTGCATAGCAACTGCTG ATGAGCTTCGCAGTTTGCGGGATGAGTATCTTTCTGCTAGCGAAGAGGGGAAAAAGTTCCTTGAAAAGCGTTTTGGGAAGCGGGTCATTCAGAGGGCAGTGGAGGAGTCTTTTAGCACAGACTGGTTGAAGACTAACTGTAAACAGTGCCCTTGCTGTGGCACCAATATACAG AAGGCGCATGGCTGTAACAAGATGACCTGTTCCTCCTGTCAGAAGTATTTCTGCTGGATCTGTCTGGGAGCTCTCAGCAGAGTGAACCCCTATAGCCACTTCAACAACCCTGACTCGCCATGCTATAACCA ATTGTTTCATGGAATGGAAATGGAAGACGACGAGGCCTTTGGAAGTGACGAAGATGACTGA